From Nitrospinota bacterium, the proteins below share one genomic window:
- a CDS encoding type 1 glutamine amidotransferase yields the protein MSHHLTGKRVAVLADNFYEDTELWVPYYRLIEEGAQVDIVAAKKGKFTSKYGYPVEATVEAKEAQAATYDAVVIPGGYAPDHMRRSPELVDFVRAMHDEGKVVAAICHAGWMLVSAGILQGKTLTSFFAIKDDMVNAGATWVDKEVVVDGTLVTSRMPSDLPAFCRELVKALGG from the coding sequence ATGTCTCATCATCTGACGGGCAAGAGGGTAGCCGTTCTGGCGGACAACTTCTACGAGGATACGGAGCTATGGGTCCCATACTATCGGCTCATCGAAGAAGGGGCCCAGGTTGACATCGTTGCCGCCAAGAAGGGGAAATTCACCAGCAAGTACGGATACCCGGTGGAGGCCACCGTGGAGGCCAAGGAGGCTCAGGCCGCCACATACGACGCCGTCGTCATCCCCGGCGGTTACGCCCCCGACCACATGCGACGCAGCCCCGAGCTCGTTGACTTCGTTCGTGCCATGCACGATGAGGGCAAGGTGGTGGCCGCCATTTGCCACGCCGGCTGGATGCTCGTCTCCGCGGGGATTCTCCAGGGCAAGACGCTGACGAGCTTCTTCGCCATCAAAGACGATATGGTCAACGCCGGGGCGACGTGGGTTGATAAGGAGGTGGTGGTGGACGGAACGCTGGTCACCTCCCGCATGCCCTCCGACCTGCCGGCGTTTTGCCGAGAGCTGGTGAAAGCCCTGGGGGGGTAA
- the asnS gene encoding asparagine--tRNA ligase: protein MSEHVYVADIARHEGRTITLKGWLYSKRSSGKLHFLQVRDGTGTIQCVVSRADVSPEVFERSDAVTQESSLVVVGNVRADARSPIGYELGVETLDVVQLAPGYPIGPKEHGVAFLMDNRHLWLRSARQHAILKVRGAVIKASRDYFDERGFTLIDAPIFTPAACEGTSTLFATDYFGETAFLTQSGQLYMEAAAMAFGRVYCFGPTFRAEKSKTRRHLTEFWMIEPEVAYADLDAVMDLAEDYVATIVGRAISECGRELETLGRDVAALEPAAEKPYPRISYDEAVESLKARDVAMTWGDDFGGDEETVLSELFDKPLLIHRYPTQVKAFYMKNDPERPELALCCDMLAPEGYGEIIGGGQREDDLARLEEKIGAHDLPKEAFDWYLDLRRYGSVPHGGFGLGIERTVGWLCGLRHIREAIPFPRLMGRITP, encoded by the coding sequence TTGTCCGAGCACGTCTACGTAGCCGACATAGCCCGCCACGAGGGCCGGACCATCACCCTCAAAGGCTGGCTCTATAGCAAGCGCTCCTCGGGAAAGCTCCACTTTCTCCAGGTGCGGGACGGCACGGGGACGATCCAGTGCGTGGTCTCCAGGGCCGACGTGAGCCCGGAGGTCTTTGAGCGCTCCGACGCCGTCACTCAGGAGTCGAGCCTCGTGGTGGTCGGCAACGTTCGGGCCGATGCCCGAAGCCCCATCGGCTACGAGCTGGGGGTCGAGACGCTCGATGTGGTCCAGCTCGCCCCGGGCTACCCCATCGGTCCCAAGGAGCACGGGGTGGCCTTCCTCATGGACAACCGCCACCTCTGGCTGCGCTCGGCCCGCCAGCACGCCATACTTAAGGTCAGAGGCGCCGTGATTAAGGCCAGCCGGGACTACTTCGACGAGCGGGGCTTCACCCTCATAGACGCCCCCATCTTCACCCCTGCGGCGTGCGAAGGCACCTCGACGCTCTTCGCCACCGACTACTTCGGCGAGACGGCTTTCCTGACTCAAAGCGGCCAGCTCTACATGGAGGCGGCCGCGATGGCTTTCGGCCGGGTCTACTGCTTTGGGCCGACTTTCCGCGCCGAGAAGTCGAAGACCCGACGCCACCTCACGGAGTTCTGGATGATCGAGCCGGAGGTCGCCTACGCCGACCTCGATGCCGTCATGGACCTGGCCGAGGACTACGTGGCGACCATTGTCGGCCGGGCTATAAGCGAGTGCGGCCGGGAGCTTGAGACGTTGGGGAGGGACGTCGCGGCGCTCGAGCCGGCGGCCGAGAAACCTTACCCGCGCATAAGCTACGACGAGGCCGTCGAAAGCCTCAAGGCCCGAGATGTCGCCATGACGTGGGGGGATGATTTCGGCGGCGACGAGGAGACGGTCCTCTCGGAACTCTTTGATAAGCCGCTCCTTATCCATCGCTATCCGACCCAAGTTAAGGCCTTCTACATGAAGAACGACCCGGAGCGGCCCGAGCTCGCCCTCTGTTGCGATATGCTGGCCCCGGAGGGCTACGGGGAGATTATCGGAGGCGGCCAGCGCGAAGACGACCTCGCCCGTCTCGAAGAGAAGATCGGCGCGCACGATCTCCCGAAGGAGGCCTTCGATTGGTACTTGGACCTTCGTCGCTACGGGAGCGTGCCCCACGGGGGCTTCGGCCTGGGGATCGAGCGCACCGTCGGGTGGCTCTGCGGCCTCAGGCACATCAGGGAGGCGATCCCATTCCCGCGTCTCATGGGGCGGATCACACCTTGA